In one window of Nitrospiraceae bacterium DNA:
- a CDS encoding rod-binding protein encodes MNVSPASRLPAELSQVDQIKGRSPEELHKAGQEFESYFISYLMKTMRETVPKGMLDRKGEEVWYSFYDQEIARLATQAGGIGITQVIDAYTERVR; translated from the coding sequence ATGAACGTCTCCCCAGCCTCTCGGCTACCGGCGGAGCTCTCTCAGGTAGACCAGATCAAGGGACGGTCCCCGGAAGAGTTGCATAAGGCCGGGCAAGAGTTTGAGTCGTATTTTATCTCCTATCTTATGAAAACTATGAGGGAAACCGTTCCTAAGGGGATGCTGGACCGGAAGGGCGAAGAGGTCTGGTACTCGTTCTACGATCAGGAAATCGCCCGCTTGGCCACCCAGGCCGGGGGAATCGGAATTACCCAGGTCATCGATGCCTATACGGAAAGGGTACGGTAA
- a CDS encoding flagellar basal body P-ring protein FlgI, producing MRRTKERLLIMQSLRLMMSSGVVRTADVDPALLPRSWNPAAAAKPEPVKTQAAGRFALRRALVGMLAGLVFWLAGSSMAEAVRVKDVATIEGVRENQLIGYGLVVGLDRTGDQVIGGQFTIQAMMSMLNKMGINLVIDPIQLLTRNIASVMVTAKLPPFVKPGMTLDAIVSSMANAKSLQGGTLLMTPLKAPNQQVFAVAQGPVSIGGFLGGTGGAGGATVTKNHQAAGVVPAGAIVEREVVVDIDTWESVSVLLRHPDFTTAIRTAEAIDGTFGKGSAVPVNAGMVKATLPATFRGRVVEYIATMEGLDVSVDVAAKVVVNERTGTVVLGEHVRLSTCAISHGNLTISVKNTLNVSQPPAPVVGSTQGQTTVTPDVQTEVKEQESRLIVVDQTVTLGEVVRALNAVGVTPRDLVAILSALRAAGALQANLEIV from the coding sequence ATGCGACGAACCAAGGAACGCCTGCTGATCATGCAATCTCTACGGCTGATGATGTCGAGCGGCGTTGTGCGAACAGCGGACGTTGATCCGGCCCTGCTGCCGCGATCCTGGAATCCGGCGGCGGCCGCCAAACCGGAGCCGGTCAAGACGCAGGCGGCCGGTAGGTTTGCCCTTCGGCGCGCGCTGGTCGGGATGTTGGCTGGATTGGTGTTCTGGCTGGCGGGGAGTTCGATGGCCGAGGCCGTGCGCGTCAAGGATGTCGCCACCATTGAAGGGGTGCGCGAGAACCAACTGATCGGTTATGGATTGGTGGTCGGATTGGACCGCACCGGTGACCAGGTCATCGGTGGTCAGTTTACGATTCAAGCCATGATGTCCATGTTGAACAAGATGGGCATCAACCTCGTGATCGACCCGATCCAGTTACTGACCCGCAATATCGCCTCCGTGATGGTGACGGCCAAGCTGCCGCCGTTCGTGAAGCCAGGCATGACGCTCGATGCGATCGTGTCGTCGATGGCGAACGCGAAAAGCTTGCAGGGCGGGACATTGTTGATGACACCCCTGAAGGCGCCGAATCAGCAGGTATTCGCCGTGGCTCAGGGGCCGGTCTCCATCGGCGGTTTCCTCGGGGGAACCGGTGGAGCAGGCGGCGCGACCGTGACGAAGAACCATCAGGCCGCAGGCGTGGTGCCGGCCGGCGCCATCGTCGAACGGGAAGTGGTCGTGGACATCGACACGTGGGAGTCCGTGTCCGTCCTCTTGCGGCATCCGGACTTCACGACGGCGATTCGAACGGCTGAAGCGATCGACGGGACTTTTGGGAAGGGATCGGCGGTTCCGGTGAACGCCGGGATGGTGAAGGCGACCTTGCCTGCCACGTTCCGCGGTCGTGTCGTGGAATACATTGCCACGATGGAAGGGTTGGATGTGTCGGTGGATGTGGCTGCCAAGGTGGTGGTCAATGAGCGAACCGGCACGGTGGTCCTCGGGGAACACGTCCGCCTGTCGACCTGCGCGATCTCCCACGGCAATCTCACCATCTCGGTGAAAAACACCCTCAATGTCTCGCAGCCTCCGGCTCCCGTCGTCGGTTCGACCCAAGGGCAGACGACCGTAACTCCCGATGTGCAGACTGAGGTGAAGGAGCAGGAATCTCGACTGATCGTAGTCGATCAGACCGTGACCCTGGGCGAAGTGGTGCGAGCCCTCAATGCAGTCGGGGTGACCCCGCGAGACTTAGTCGCGATCCTATCGGCCTTACGGGCCGCCGGTGCCCTCCAGGCCAACCTTGAAATAGTCTAG
- a CDS encoding flagellar basal body L-ring protein FlgH, translating to MLTSRLSRSAHVVLIGVVALSSLETLGGCSASPSSKQQRVETAKLPPPKTTGSLWQEENGRAYLYEDLRAMRVGDIITIVIVEKHKGSKSADTSAEKDSTITNSLSGSGLGYLGIPGIRLGAEATRGLGVDASAKNKFGGKGATNREDTLTGTISAIVTEVLPNGDLRVEGRREVTVNSERQIMTIAGIVRRVDVNTKNTVQSTAIADAKIEYSGLGVVDDVQRPGWFVRILDWIYPF from the coding sequence GTGTTGACTTCTAGACTGTCCCGTTCCGCGCATGTCGTCTTGATCGGTGTGGTGGCACTCTCCTCGCTGGAGACGCTCGGGGGCTGCTCGGCCTCACCCAGCAGCAAACAGCAGCGGGTCGAGACGGCCAAACTGCCGCCGCCCAAAACGACGGGGTCGCTCTGGCAGGAAGAAAACGGGCGCGCCTATCTCTATGAAGATTTGCGGGCCATGCGGGTGGGGGACATCATCACGATCGTCATCGTGGAAAAGCACAAGGGGTCCAAGAGTGCCGATACCAGCGCGGAAAAGGATTCCACGATTACGAACAGCTTGTCAGGGAGCGGACTGGGATATCTCGGCATTCCGGGCATACGACTGGGCGCCGAAGCGACGAGAGGGCTGGGTGTCGATGCCAGTGCCAAGAATAAATTCGGCGGCAAAGGTGCGACCAACCGCGAAGATACCTTGACCGGTACGATCTCGGCCATTGTGACCGAGGTCCTCCCGAACGGAGATCTCCGGGTCGAAGGACGACGGGAAGTGACCGTCAACTCCGAACGTCAGATCATGACCATCGCCGGCATCGTCCGGAGGGTGGACGTGAACACGAAGAACACGGTGCAGTCGACGGCCATTGCCGATGCCAAGATCGAGTACTCCGGCCTGGGCGTGGTGGACGACGTGCAACGGCCCGGATGGTTCGTGCGAATTCTGGATTGGATCTATCCGTTCTAA
- the flgA gene encoding flagellar basal body P-ring formation protein FlgA, giving the protein MKPVTIILVAVMLLAQAGTLLAGDADKRAQRSSIMPVHDAMPRVGGSAVRTRGGRLVYPEQIRSAIQTYMRKELIGRAVDSQVVLGDPQEPVVMPLGTLDIKVSGGGAEETLGRRMFLVHLAVNGRLVRTLEATADVAAILEVVVPVRLIKADEQIEAEDVTTDRMIVFDLKQPVATDPSDVVGKAAMRPLAPQSPIRLTAVRKPFAVHKGDRVTIEARQGGLAIQTVGVTKSHGELGQTITVSNADSGKELRAKIVAPGVVRVDF; this is encoded by the coding sequence GTGAAACCAGTCACCATCATACTTGTCGCCGTCATGCTGCTGGCGCAGGCCGGGACGTTGCTCGCCGGCGACGCGGACAAGCGTGCACAACGATCGTCCATCATGCCGGTCCACGATGCAATGCCACGGGTTGGTGGAAGCGCCGTACGCACGCGAGGAGGACGCCTCGTCTATCCGGAGCAGATTCGGAGCGCGATCCAGACGTATATGCGAAAGGAGCTGATCGGTCGGGCCGTGGATTCTCAAGTCGTCTTGGGCGATCCGCAGGAGCCGGTCGTCATGCCGTTGGGCACGCTCGATATTAAGGTGAGCGGGGGTGGGGCAGAGGAGACCTTGGGGCGACGGATGTTCCTGGTACATCTTGCGGTGAACGGACGGTTGGTGCGGACCCTCGAGGCGACGGCGGACGTGGCTGCGATACTCGAGGTGGTGGTGCCCGTTCGGCTTATCAAGGCGGATGAGCAGATCGAAGCCGAAGACGTGACGACGGATCGCATGATCGTATTCGACCTCAAACAGCCGGTCGCGACCGATCCGTCCGATGTGGTGGGAAAAGCGGCGATGCGGCCGCTGGCCCCCCAGAGCCCCATCCGATTGACGGCTGTGCGAAAGCCCTTTGCCGTGCATAAGGGCGATCGAGTCACGATCGAAGCCCGCCAGGGGGGGCTGGCGATACAGACGGTCGGCGTGACGAAGTCCCACGGCGAACTCGGCCAGACGATTACCGTGTCCAACGCGGATTCAGGCAAAGAATTGCGCGCCAAGATCGTAGCCCCGGGGGTTGTTCGTGTTGACTTCTAG
- the flgG gene encoding flagellar basal-body rod protein FlgG, which yields MIRAMWTAATGMTAQQINVDTIAHNLANVNTNAFKRSRAEFADLLYQIQRLPGTNASNVGVFPTGVQVGSGVRPITVAKEWLQGNVRQTSNELDLAIDGPGFFQVARPDGTIMYTRNGSFKRDNVGNLVTGDGDQLTPVITIPSGALKIDIGQDGTVSVLLPGVTQASQVGQIQLVRFDNPSGLVSMGNNLFLDSFASGPALQGTGGFSTGFGTLQQGFLESSNVNLAEEMVNMIIAQRSYEINSKTIQASDEMMQVANNLRR from the coding sequence ATGATTCGCGCAATGTGGACGGCCGCCACAGGCATGACGGCTCAGCAGATCAACGTCGATACAATCGCGCACAACCTCGCGAACGTCAATACGAACGCCTTCAAGCGGAGCCGCGCCGAGTTTGCGGATCTCCTCTACCAAATCCAACGCCTTCCCGGTACGAACGCTTCAAACGTCGGCGTGTTTCCCACGGGTGTCCAGGTCGGTTCCGGTGTCCGGCCGATCACCGTCGCCAAGGAATGGCTCCAGGGGAACGTCCGGCAGACCAGTAACGAGCTGGATCTCGCCATCGACGGTCCCGGTTTCTTTCAGGTCGCGCGCCCGGACGGCACGATCATGTACACGCGGAACGGATCGTTCAAGCGCGACAACGTCGGCAACCTGGTCACGGGCGACGGTGATCAGCTGACGCCGGTCATCACGATTCCTTCCGGCGCGCTGAAAATCGACATCGGCCAGGATGGCACGGTTTCGGTCTTGCTGCCTGGTGTGACGCAGGCCTCCCAGGTCGGCCAGATCCAATTGGTGCGGTTCGACAACCCCTCGGGCCTCGTGTCGATGGGAAACAATCTGTTCCTCGACAGTTTTGCATCGGGACCGGCGTTGCAGGGCACGGGCGGTTTCTCCACCGGATTCGGCACGTTGCAGCAGGGGTTCTTGGAAAGCTCTAACGTCAATCTGGCGGAGGAGATGGTCAACATGATCATCGCCCAGCGGAGTTACGAGATCAATTCGAAGACGATTCAGGCATCAGACGAAATGATGCAGGTCGCCAACAATCTTCGTCGGTAA
- the flgF gene encoding flagellar basal-body rod protein FlgF, which produces MNRAIYPILSGAVAQEKQMQVFANNLANVNTTGFKQDQQAFRGLLARASATVQTAMPSMSLAASITSRPAGPTERVFAEPHALRTAFEPGRIRITGNQLDMALQGNGFFEVKTPQGVRYTRNGMFSLDNQRRLVTNLGHPVMGTKGEIRIPAGTIQVNAQGGIQVDGNPVGTVKVVDFPENGMPQKYTEGLFMGGKPKPAANPQLQSGHVEESNVNALGEMVKMIQGMRTYESAQKLIQTLDRMTETAIQDVGRVQ; this is translated from the coding sequence GAATCGAGCGATCTATCCCATCCTGTCCGGCGCGGTGGCGCAAGAAAAGCAGATGCAGGTGTTTGCCAATAACTTGGCGAACGTCAACACCACCGGCTTCAAGCAGGACCAACAGGCGTTTCGAGGCTTGCTCGCCCGCGCGAGCGCCACCGTTCAGACGGCCATGCCGTCGATGTCCCTGGCGGCCTCGATTACCTCGCGTCCCGCAGGACCGACCGAACGGGTCTTTGCGGAACCCCATGCGTTGCGCACCGCCTTTGAGCCGGGGCGCATCCGCATCACAGGCAACCAGTTGGACATGGCGTTGCAGGGGAACGGATTTTTCGAGGTCAAGACGCCGCAAGGTGTGCGGTATACGAGGAACGGCATGTTCTCGCTCGATAACCAACGCCGGCTCGTCACCAACCTCGGCCATCCGGTCATGGGAACCAAAGGAGAAATCCGGATCCCGGCGGGAACCATCCAGGTCAATGCGCAGGGTGGGATACAGGTGGACGGCAATCCGGTCGGCACGGTGAAGGTGGTGGATTTTCCGGAGAACGGGATGCCGCAGAAGTACACGGAAGGGTTGTTCATGGGCGGGAAGCCGAAACCGGCCGCCAATCCGCAGTTGCAATCCGGACATGTCGAAGAATCGAACGTAAATGCCTTGGGTGAGATGGTCAAGATGATTCAGGGCATGCGGACCTATGAATCGGCGCAGAAGCTGATCCAAACATTGGATCGGATGACGGAAACCGCGATTCAGGATGTCGGTCGAGTTCAGTAG